In one Fusarium falciforme chromosome 5, complete sequence genomic region, the following are encoded:
- a CDS encoding MFS domain-containing protein, which translates to MTSVPQPPSSGAAPGPSSAAYGVHDLRDHDAAASEETPLLMSSASSISSRTYSLYSPKTTTTAGHVEDADTTQPRPPIRPARALAITCSLGLLIFLQASNMSGMTLIQGTVAAELGAYEASAMWFSSAYMIPMSSLTPIGGRLATIFPTRTLVLPVATLMAAGSLLCASANSFAEFVAGRIVAGVGAAGVMTLAVVLTLELPSDKTRGIVMGLINAGFTLGVSFGAVVYGGLMPLVGWRPLFWAQVPFAFVAGLGVYNSLPCSLDSRETPKGSIREKLARIDYLGAILLTTTIVLFLYGLADKIQILPLILSLITLIFFLIVEYYLATDPVIPIKVLSSRGILLSCLAQTGFMSARWSVLFYAPIFMLAVRGAAPAAAGSILIPTNIGFGLGGVLVGWLHVRRSGAFWLPSMASLALFSLSLCALSLAGTAELPVVVFILVVFVNGMATGGVLNYTLAHTLHLSHDDTQYIATSLIATFRGFGGSFGTAIGGGIFYRLLRSDLVSGFLQLDGGDELSHDQQRLVSNLLSSPGLVHGGDLSIAEREIAIQGYAGASRGVWQAAAVLGLVVVAIQAATGWTSPSEEEETSARGMDSENEHVGEAWL; encoded by the exons ATGACTTCCGTCCCGCAACCTCCGTCCTCCGGCGCCGCGCCGGGTCCGTCCTCGGCGGCGTACGGCGTTCACGACCTCCGTGATCATGATGCTGCAGCCTCCGAAGAGACACCGCTCCTCATGAGCTCCGCCTCCAGCATCAGCTCCCGGACATACTCATTGTACTCGCCCAAGACTACCACCACAGCCGGTCATGTCGAAGATGCAGACACGACACAACCCAGACCGCCGATTCGGCCGGCAAGGGCCCTCGCCATCACTTGtagtcttgggcttctcatcTTCCTGCAAG CCTCCAACATGTCCGGCATGACCCTCATCCAGGGCACCGTTGCCGCCGAGCTAGGCGCCTACGAGGCGTCGGCCATGTGGTTCAGTAGCGCCTACATGATCCCCATGTCTTCACTCACCCCCATCGGCGGCCGACTGGCCACCATCTTCCCCACCAGGACACTCGTCCTGCCCGTGGCGACACTCATGGCAGCCGGTAGTCTACTATGCGCCTCTGCAAATTCCTTTGCCGAGTTTGTCGCGGGAAGAATAGTGGCGGGCGTGGGCGCCGCTGGGGTCATGACCTTGGCTGTGGTTCTAACGTTGGAGCTGCCGAGCGACAAGACTAGAGGGATAGTCATGGGCTTGATCAATGCCGGCTTCACTCTGGGGGTTTCCTTCGGCGCTGTAGTTTATGGTGGATTAATGCCTCTGGTGGGATGG CGACCCTTGTTCTGGGCTCAAGTCCCTTTCGCTTTTGTTGCAGGCCTAGGAGTCTACAACAGTCTTCCTTGCTCTTTAGACTCGAGGGAAACTCCCAAGGGTTCTATTAGAGAAAAGCTTGCGCGAATTGACTACCTTGGGGCGATACTACTG ACCACAACCattgtcctcttcctctacgGTCTCGCAGACAAGATTCAAATCCTCCCTCTCATTCTCTCTCTCATCactctcatcttcttcctgaTAGTGGAGTACTATCTCGCAACAGACCCGGTGATACCTATCAAGGTGCTCTCCTCCCGGGGCATCCTCCTCTCGTGCCTCGCGCAGACGGGCTTCATGTCGGCCCGCTGGAGCGTGCTCTTCTATGCGCCAATCTTCATGCTCGCCGTCCGCGGCGCCGCTCCCGCAGCTGCAGGGTCGATCCTGATCCCGACCAACATAGGGTTCGGCCTTGGCGGCGTCCTCGTTGGCTGGCTTCACGTACGCCGCAGCGGTGCATTCTGGCTCCCGTCGATGGCGTCCCTGGCCCTGTTCAGCCTCAGCCTGTGTGCCCTCTCGCTTGCGGGCACTGCCGAGCTGCCGGTTGTCGTCTTCATCCTGGTCGTCTTTGTCAACGGCATGGCGACGGGGGGCGTGTTGAACTACACTCTGGCGCATACGTTGCATCTAAGCCACGACGACACTCAGTACATCGCCACGAGCCTCATAGCCACATTTAGAGGGTTCGGGGGTAGCTTTGGCACGGCGATAGGCGGGGGCATCTTCTACCGCCTTTTACGGAGTGACCTAGTCTCCGGGTTCCTGCAGCTCGACGGTGGAGATGAGCTGAGCCATGACCAGCAAAGGCTAGTTTCCAACCTTTTAAGCTCACCCGGGCTGGTCCATGGAGGTGACCTGAGCATCGCAGAACGAGAAATCGCGATACAAGGCTATGCCGGTGCTTCACGGGGAGTCTGGCAAGCTGCGGCTGTGCTGGGTCTCGTGGTGGTTGCGATTCAAGCGGCCACGGGATGGACATCAccgagcgaggaggaggagacgtCAGCAAGGGGCATGGATTCCGAAAACGAGCATGTCGGTGAAGCGTGGCTCTGA